In one Mauremys mutica isolate MM-2020 ecotype Southern chromosome 3, ASM2049712v1, whole genome shotgun sequence genomic region, the following are encoded:
- the NDUFAF4 gene encoding NADH dehydrogenase [ubiquinone] 1 alpha subcomplex assembly factor 4 yields the protein MLAGRGGAGRCCAEVMGARVTRAFRNFNLENRATREISKDRPAPAPRHAVARPGPRPDDSEIQEEIRRKDDKLLALLKEVYVDSRDPPVQVKDEGGIIPSKQQECRLTKLGHLSDLDIPSIPKGKISVVEVLTLLNDHKLSPQTWTAEKIAKEYGIDLKEVTSLLEFFIPFAVEIFPPKDKKVL from the exons ATgctcgcggggcggggcggcgcggGCCGGTGCTGCGCGGAGGTGATGGGCGCCAGGGTGACCCGCGCGTTCCGCAACTTCAACCTGGAGAACCGGGCCACCCGCGAGATCAGCAAGGACAGGCCCGCGCCCGCCCCCCGGCACGCCGTGGCCAGGCCGGGCCCGCGGCCTG ACGATTCAGAAATCCAAGAGGAAATTCGCAGAAAAGATGACAAACTTCTCGCCTTATTAAAAGAGGTTTATGTTGATTCCAGAGATCCTCCTGTGCAA GTAAAAGATGAAGGTGGAATTATCCCAAGTAAACAGCAGGAATGCAGACTTACAAAACTTGGTCATTTAAGCGATCTAGATATTCCAAGCATTCCCAAAGGCAAAATTTCTGTGGTGGAGGTTCTGACTCTTCTCAATGATCATAAACTTTCTCCACAAACATGGACCGCAGAGAAAATAGCAAAGGAGTACGGTATAGACTTGAAGGAGGTCACCTCTCTCTTAGAATTCTTCATACCTTTTGCTGTGGAGATCTTTCCTCCCAAAGACAAAAAAGTTTTATAA